The stretch of DNA GGAATGACCAATGGGCTGGCATTGAGGCCGGTAGCAAGTGGCTGGCGCCGGAAGAGGACGTCAAGGCGTGGGCCGCAGGCCTTGGGCCCAGGTCCCGCATTCTGGATCTGGGGGCGGGCGTTGGCCGGCATGCGCTGTGGCTTGCGGCGCAGGGGTTCAACGTCACCGCGCTGGACGCGGCCCCTTGCGGTCTTGCCGAAATCGACAAGGCGGGACGTGTCGACACCGTTTTGTCCCGCATGGACACGCTGCCATTCGAGGATCGCAGCTTTGACCATATCCTGAGCTGGAACGTCATTTATCACGGAGATGAGGATGTTCTGTTGCGCACAATCAGCGAAATACGGCGCGTTCTGACGCCTGGTGGCAGTTACATGGGTACGATGCTGTCAAACCGGCGCCTGCCCCATGAACAGGCCAAGTATCCGGGCCGCGCCATCAGCCGCAACACCTGGGTGTTCGATGCACCCGGCACGGACAAGGTCCATCCACACTACTTCTGCTCGGCTGCGGACCTCCTGGCCTTGTTCTCCGGCTTTGAGTGCCGCAAGCTGGAAGACCGGGAGCATGAGACACCCGGCTCGTGGCACTGGCACCTCACACTGGAACGGCTTTGAATGATCACCTTCGACGGTGCGCAGGTTTTCCTGCCGGATGAGATTGCGGAAACGACTGTAACCGTCGTCGACGGCCGGATCGCCGAGATTGGCGGCCCCGCGGCAGGCACCATCGTCGATGCGCGCGGCCTGATCCTGGCGCCCGCACTCATCGACGTGCATGGCGACGCGTTTGAACGGCAGATGATGCCGCGTCCAGGCGTGTACTTTCCGATTGAAACGGCCGTCATCGACACAGACAGGCAGCTTGCGGCAAATGGCATCGCGACCGCCTACCATGCCATCACACTTGGGTGGGAGCCGGGCCTGCGCGACGTGGCGCGGGGGCGCGAACTGATGCGCGCGATGCGCGATCTGGCCCCGCGCCTTACCGTGGAAAACCGGGTGCAATTGCGCTGGGAAACCTTCGCGTTCGAGGCGCTGGACGTGATTGAGTGGGCGCTTTCGGCGCCGCTTTTGCCTTCTGTTGCGTTCAACGATCACACGTCAATGACCATGCGCGCCTATGACGTGCCGATCCAGGAGCGCGCCTTTGAATTCTCGCCCGATTTTTCGATCGCAGCACTTGATGATATGCGCATGAGACAGCGGACGGCCCCCAAGGCGCATCGCGCCGGTCTGAGCGAGGACGAGTACATCACGCTTCTGGGCGCGGTGTGGGATCGGCGCGCCGCTGTACCCGACATGATTGCCGAGGTCGCGGAGATGGCGCGCGCCGCAGGCGCACCAATGCTCAGCCATGATGACACCCGCGCCGAAACACGCGACTTTTTCCGCAATCTGGGGGCCAGCGTCACCGAATTCCCGATGGTCATGGAGGCCGCGGAAGCCGCGCGGGCCAGCGGCGATCCGATCGTCTTCGGCGCGCCCAATGCCGCGCGCGGCGGCAGTCATATCGGGTCGCTCAGCGCGGGCGACATGGTTGAGGCGGGCATGTGCGATGCGCTGGCCTCTGACTATTTCTACCCGGCATTGCTGGCCGCCGTGGCAAGGCTTGACACCGAGCGGCGCACAGACCGCCTGTCCCTTTGGTCGTTGGTCTCAAGGGGCCCTGCGCACGCGATGAAGCTGCATGACCGGGGCGAGATCGCGGTGGGCAAGCGTGCTGACCTTGTTCTGGTGGACTGGCCCGATGGTTCGGTTCCGGCCGTTCAGGGCACGTGGGTCGCGGGCCGGTGCGCCTATCGCGGGATACCAGCCGGATAGCACATGTCGCAACGGTCGACGTTCGGTGCAAAAAGACTGCCCGCGATGCCGTTCCGCCGTTTTGCCGAGATGCAGGTGACGGACGAATTGCAAGTATCAGGTCGCGGGCGTTGTTTCCGCCGGTGTCCGGGTGCAGATCGGACGCCCGTCCTTGTTGCGCAGCGGCAGGAAGGTTGTTTCGACCGGGCCCACGTGCCGGTAGACAAGGCAGCCGTCCACCGGATCGACCTTGACCGCGTTCAGATCCTGCTTGGGGTCGGCTATGGCCAGGATATTGTCCGGCAAGGGCGAGATGAAAGGCCCGCCTGCCGCGCCTGGTTGCGTGGTCTCGTCGCAGGCTGCCAGCATTGTCAGTGCCGCTGCAAGCATCACTCCGGTCCGTTTCATGTCCATCCCCCATGGCAGTGGTTGGCGGCTTTGACCGCTCGTCTCTGTTATCGTGGCAACTGTGCAGTCCTGCAACGCCGCGCCGCATCTGACGCCGACGTGAGTTGCGCGCAAGCCACGATTGGGCTGATGTGGCCGTATTTCGCATCAGGAGTGGTCTTATGATCCGTTGCCTTGCTATCTTCTTTTTTGCGCTTCTGTCCCTGCCCGCGTTGGCCTGCGGGGGCCGTGACGACCCCTGTGCCCTGCCCAGCGGCAATTATCATATGGCCGTGCCCGAGACAGCCGCACCCAACGGCCCCAAGGGCATTGTGATGCATCTGCATGGCGCAGGTGGGCGGGGTCAGGGTTTGCTGACGTCGGACCTTGCACAGGAAGCGCTGGCGCGCGGCTATGTCTTTGTTGCCCCGGATGGCGATCAGCCCAGCCGCCGTTTTGATCGGGACTGGTCGGTGCGCGGCAAGGGGATGACC from Tateyamaria omphalii encodes:
- a CDS encoding class I SAM-dependent methyltransferase codes for the protein MKTDTADQHWNDQWAGIEAGSKWLAPEEDVKAWAAGLGPRSRILDLGAGVGRHALWLAAQGFNVTALDAAPCGLAEIDKAGRVDTVLSRMDTLPFEDRSFDHILSWNVIYHGDEDVLLRTISEIRRVLTPGGSYMGTMLSNRRLPHEQAKYPGRAISRNTWVFDAPGTDKVHPHYFCSAADLLALFSGFECRKLEDREHETPGSWHWHLTLERL
- a CDS encoding alpha-D-ribose 1-methylphosphonate 5-triphosphate diphosphatase, coding for MITFDGAQVFLPDEIAETTVTVVDGRIAEIGGPAAGTIVDARGLILAPALIDVHGDAFERQMMPRPGVYFPIETAVIDTDRQLAANGIATAYHAITLGWEPGLRDVARGRELMRAMRDLAPRLTVENRVQLRWETFAFEALDVIEWALSAPLLPSVAFNDHTSMTMRAYDVPIQERAFEFSPDFSIAALDDMRMRQRTAPKAHRAGLSEDEYITLLGAVWDRRAAVPDMIAEVAEMARAAGAPMLSHDDTRAETRDFFRNLGASVTEFPMVMEAAEAARASGDPIVFGAPNAARGGSHIGSLSAGDMVEAGMCDALASDYFYPALLAAVARLDTERRTDRLSLWSLVSRGPAHAMKLHDRGEIAVGKRADLVLVDWPDGSVPAVQGTWVAGRCAYRGIPAG